The Acidobacteriota bacterium genomic sequence TCCGAGCCCGCCCCCGCGGGCAGCCCGGACGCACCGAGCGCGGCGGTCACGGCGAGGGCGACGCGGATCGGTACCGGCACGTTGCGCCTCCGTTCGGTCAGCGGGAGAGCTCCGCTCTGAGGTTCAGGAACCAGGAGCGGCCCGCGAGCGGTCCCCAATTGTAGTCCGTGGCCGGGTCGCCCAGGTCGTTCTGCAGCCGGCCGGTGACGTTGTCCGCCCCGGCGCCGAGGACGAGCCACCGGTTCAACCGCGCCTCCAGCGCGACGTTCACCTGCCAGAAGCCGGGCGTCTCGACGTAGGCCGCCACCGGTACGAAGGAGCCCGGAGCGTAACGCTGGATGAGCATCGTGCCGGTGTAGGACGCCTGCGCGGAGACGGTCACGCGGCGATGAGGGGTCCACCGGGCCGCCAGCGATCCCGTGCGGACCGGCTGGAACGGGATCCGGTCGAGCGGCGGGATCGGGAACGGGATCTTCACGCCGGGGAAGTTCACCGGATCGAGTTCGATGCCGATCTCGGTCAGCGCGGGACCGCGGGCCCGGAAGTCGAGCCAGCCGATGCTCCCGTCGAGCGTCAGGGCGTCCACCGGCCGGTAGCGGAGGGCCAGCTCCAGCGTGTTCGCCCTCGCCTCGGGGACGTTCGTCTGGACCAGCGTCGCCACGTACTCGGTCGTGAACCCGGTCCACCGGAGGATGTAGTCGTCGAAATCGGTCCGCGACGCGTACACGCTCGCCCGGAGGACCGGTGACGGCTGGTAGACCGCCTCCAGCGCGTACGTGGTCCCCGTCTCGGCGCGCGTCGAGGTGTTGCGCTGGTACCGCTGGCCGCAGCAGACCTCGCTGAAGATGGGGCGAGGGACGCGGAAGGTGCGGCCCCCCAGGACCCGCAACGTCAGGCCCTCCGCCGGGAACCAACGCAGCGTCGCCCGCGGCGACAGCTGGCTGCCGAAGAAGGCGTCGTCGTCGTACCGGAGCCCGAAATCCAGATCCCAGCGGCGAGCGCTTCGCCCCGCCTTCACGAACACCGAGCGCGTCTTGACCCGATCGACGGCGTCCTGGATCGATCCGGTGAAGTCGGCCACCGTCACCGCCTCGACGCGCTGCGATTCGCCCTCCACACCGGCCGAGATCCGCCAGGCGAGTCCAAGCGGCCGGTCGAAGCGCACCTGCCCCCAGTCGATGACGTCGGCGATGCGGTAGCGCGG encodes the following:
- a CDS encoding DUF255 domain-containing protein — translated: MAGRGRLRGPRGLRHPSRRAGIAGLDPGGHPDRSPGVPGRLPVAVPAGRRAVGAAARIAPPADRHLAAHRRSVEPVQRSVPALPHRRRHRLGAGALRPAAWTRLADLGRCGGRIAARRGGDGGRLHRIDPGRRRSGQDALGVREGGAKRSPLGSGFRAPVRRRRLLRQPAVAAGDAALVPGGGPDVAGPGGPHLPRPSPHLQRGLLRPAVPAQHLDARRDGDHVRAGGGLPAVTGPPGERVRVADRFRRLHPPVDRVHDRVRGDAGPDERPRGEGEHAGAGPPLPAGGRPDARREHRLARLPGPRSRADRDRHRTRSGELPRREDPVPDPAARPDPVPAGPHGIAGGPVDPSSPRDRLRAGVLHRHDAHPALRSGLLRTGGGLRRDARLLAGERRAGGAVEPVARPRRRGGQRHRPAAERPGRPGHGLQLGTARGPLLVPEPQSGALPLTERRRNVPVPIRVALAVTAALGASGLPAGAGSELFLHDAREAFAAAEKSGRPILIDFRTTWCVACREMDRSTWRDEEVRKLLARYVALEVDGDRDVNLTARYGVDAYPTIVIAASDGAPILSLLGYQDAPAMRAHLEEVAESYRDLSRWAHEAERRRGDPTALLSLAEFARRHGASDQAEELYRRVLRRRRDLGAETADRARIGLASILIDEGECREARKLAGDLQDGSRAEPLRERLARCR